In the Nocardioides marmotae genome, ATGCGCGGGGGCCGGGTCGTGCAGCAGGGCGCGATCGACGAGGTCTGGCGCTCGCCGGCCGACCGGGAGACCGCGCTGTTCCTCGGCTACGCCCGCGTGCTCGAGGGCGCCGCCGCCGAGCTGGTCCTCGGCCGGCCCGCCCCGGCGGTCGCCGTACGACGCTCAGCGCTCGTCCTCGACGAGGCCGGCCGGCTCGCCGGGAGCGTCGTCGCCGCGCGGGCCACGCCCACCCAGGTGCGGCTCGTGGTCGACGTCGCGGGCCTCGGGGAGGTCGACGCCGTCGCGCCCCTGGACCGGCGCCCGGCCCTCGGCGCGCAGGTGCGGCTCGGCGTCGACGCCTCGCGGCTCGCCGTGGTGGGCGCGGCGCCCGCTGGCCCGCGGGCGTGACGACGTACCTACACTGACCCCCGTGTACCGCCGCGCCTACGCCCTTCTCGTCGCGACCGCGTTGGCGATCGGCGCCTGGGCCGTGGTCACCGCGATCATCATCGACCGGCCGCTGATCGACCCCGAGGGCAGCTTCCTCGGGCCGTCCTGGCTGCGCCTGCCGCTGCTGTGCATCGGCGCGCTGCTGCTCGACCTGGTGCCCCGGGCGCTGTGGGTCTCCAAGGGGCGGGTCACGGAGATGCCCGGCATCGTCCGGGAGCGGCTGCGAACGCACTGGAACCGCGACCGCGTGCTGCTGGTGATGCTCGGCATCGTCTGCTTCTACGTGATCTACGTCTGCTACCGGAACCTCAAGTCGTTCCTGCCGCTGGTCAGCGACCGGATGTACGACCGCGAGCTGCACCTGGTCGACCGGATCCTGTTCTTCGGCCACGAGCCGGCCGGGATCATCCACGACGTGCTGGGCCGCACCGTCGTGGCCCACGTGCTCTCGACCTTCTACCTGCTGTTCATCCCGATGGTCGCGATCCTGGTGACCGTCTGGCTGGTGTGGTCGAAGAACCTCTCCTTCGGCTGGTGGTTCGTCACCTCCCAGGGCCTGGCCTGGACGCTCGGCACCATCTCCTACTACGCGCTGCCGACGCTCGGCCCGGGCCTGGAGTACCCGCACCTCTACGACCTGGCCCATACCGGCACCACGGACCTGATGAACTCCCTGGTCAACGCCAGGCAGAACGTCTTGTGGAGCGACGGCCAGGCGCAGACCGTGGCGGGCTTCGCCAGCCTGCACACCGGCATCTCGCTGCTGTGGGCCCTGATGGTGCAGTACACCGTCCAGAGCCGCCCGCTGCGGATCCTGTTCTGGGTGAACTTCTGGCTCACCGTCGTCGCGACCCTCTACTTCGGCTGGCACTACGTCGCCGACGACATCGCCGGCGTCCTCATCGCGCTCGTCTCCTTCTACATCGGCGGCATCGCCACCGGGCAGAAGTTCGACCGGCACGGGCTCGCGTCGCACCCCACGACCACCACCGCGGCCGTCCCGGTCGACCGGACCTGACCGGTCCCAGCCCGCTCCAGACCGGTCCGTGAGGCTCGTCGCAGCCGGCTTGACCCACCCTTCCCGCGGGTAACTTGGCGGACATGGCGACCGACACCGTGCCCCCGTCCTCAGCCGAGGACGTCCCCTCCGTCCCCGGC is a window encoding:
- a CDS encoding phosphatase PAP2 family protein; this translates as MYRRAYALLVATALAIGAWAVVTAIIIDRPLIDPEGSFLGPSWLRLPLLCIGALLLDLVPRALWVSKGRVTEMPGIVRERLRTHWNRDRVLLVMLGIVCFYVIYVCYRNLKSFLPLVSDRMYDRELHLVDRILFFGHEPAGIIHDVLGRTVVAHVLSTFYLLFIPMVAILVTVWLVWSKNLSFGWWFVTSQGLAWTLGTISYYALPTLGPGLEYPHLYDLAHTGTTDLMNSLVNARQNVLWSDGQAQTVAGFASLHTGISLLWALMVQYTVQSRPLRILFWVNFWLTVVATLYFGWHYVADDIAGVLIALVSFYIGGIATGQKFDRHGLASHPTTTTAAVPVDRT